The Juglans regia cultivar Chandler chromosome 1, Walnut 2.0, whole genome shotgun sequence nucleotide sequence tttaatattttaaaaaaataaaataaatttaaaaaattattaagaaaatactttcttaattagaaagtaaaaaaatatatattaaaaaatactttcttaatcacaaagtaaaataaaaaattataaaaaatatttttttataattttttattttacttcatgtttaagaaagtattttttaataatattatgattttttttaaatatttaaaatagacatGCTACAGCTTTCATTGGGGATTTCCGTTGGGcttaacatgtatttttttatatgtatttttttaatttattttttatatagattttttttatacttttaaatattttaaaaaataaaataaatttaaaatatcattaaaaaatacttctttaatcagaaagtaaaaaaaaatcattaaaaaataattttttaattacgaagtagaataaatattattttttattttatttcgtggttaaaaaaatatttttaataatattataatttttattttattttttaaatattaaaaattattaaaaatatttatataaaaaaaagacttaaaaaaatgttacacaGTCCAGCGAGATCCAGCGGGACAtgtagtattttcctttttcaaaatcaatcgGGAGGGAGTGGGACCAGGTGGTAGGACAGACGTTGCGTGCAGAATGATCAATGATGCTGACTGTTGCATTTAAAGACAGATCACGAACCCCATCGTTGGACCCACCCATCCTCCCTCCAAAACCGGTCATTTCGTTTCAAATTCAATCTTTGctttcccatttttttaaaatattttagatttgcgcgtattttttttaaaatatgttcagTTTGATTTCAAAAGCCGCAAATTCTACACGTCTTATTGGTCCCTTATGGCAGCATTATTTGGCTCTTTTTGCCTTAAAAGATGGGGACGAAAGCTCGTACGGAAAAGATTTATTTCCTTATTAAGACACACACACAAGCCACAACCTTCTCTTTCCCCAGatttcacaataaataaatagggcACGGAGACCGATATTCGTTTTTCATTAAATTGTTTTTtcccttaattattaagaaaaacatttcttaatgtttaagaaaaaaataatttaatgcatttctagatttttaagaaaataaaaaacataaaaaataaaaatactcccATCGGtgcaaatatttaaatttgattaataatatttaaatttaaatatgttatttatactgatttataaataaatttcttatattataataagaataatattacatatacttacatttttatttataatatttatttttttaaattttaaattttatgatttttaatatatcaataattgatatatagagaaataaattttttataaatttttattaagtacatctaacatttttcttataataattatatatagtgccACATTTTAAATGCTTATACAATAAGAAAGATTTAGAATCCATTTGGAAATttccattattatatattataataccacttttttttgtgtgttttaaataattagattcTCTGCCTTTTACTGtgctaatttatttttcattgttgTTTTGCATAATTCTTTCTTGAtttaatattgtaatatattcAACTTTAATAAAGGAGAAAAGATTCTAAATAGAccttttagatgaaagttgttttttttttataagattggTATGAAATTAACATATATTCTTCGTACTCACTAACAAAACtgatttattatgattttatttctaaaatataacAGAAATACAGAAACAAATATTAGagcaaaaattatttaattttctaatcAATTATAAagctaaggaaaaaaaaagaaaaaaaaaagaagctgcaAACACGTCCATTGATCTTCACTTTCTGCCTGTCGTTCCGCTGTGCTCGTTCTCCGTACTCATCTCAAGAAACCTCCACATGCGATGAGTCTCCCGCAGCGGCCGTCTTCGGCCCAAAGCCGGCATACTCCACGACCACCCTCCGAATCTGAGATCTACAACATCATCCCCATCCACAACCTCCTCGCCGACCACCCTTCCCTCCGTTTCCCGGAGGTTCGTGCAGTCACCACCGCTCTCCGAGCCGTTGGAGATCTACGCAAGCCCCCCTACTCTCAATGGGCCCCGCACTTGGACCTCCTGGACTGGCTCGCCCTCTTCTTCGGTTTCCAGAGCGACAACGTCCGGAACCAGCGCGAGCATCTCGTCCTCCATCTCGCCAACGCCCAGATGCGCCTCTCCCCTCCCCCAGACAACATTGACGCCCTCGACGCGACCGTTTTGCGCCGGTTCCGCAAGAAGCTCCTACGTAACTACACCGCCTGGTGCTCCTACCTCGGTAAGAAATCCAATATCTGGATCTCTGATCGCGGCCAGGCCGACTCCGAACACCGCCGCGAGCTACTCTACGTCTCGCTTTACCTCCTCATCTGGGGTGAGTCCGCCAACGTCCGCTTCGTCCCCGAATGCATTTGCTTTATTTTCCATAACATGGCCATGGAATTGAACAAAATTGTAGAGGGTTACATAGACGAGAACACCGGCCAGCCATTTATGCCCTCGATTTCGGGCGAGAACGCGTTCTTGAACTGCGTTGTGAAACCGATTTACGAGACGATCAGCGCAGAAGTTGAAAGTAGTAAGAACGGGTCTGCGCCGCACAGCGTGTGGCGCAATTACGATGATATAAATGAGTATTTTTGGAGTAAACGGTGTTTTCTGAAACTCCGCTGGCCGATTAAGTTGGACAGTAATTTTTTCGTGACGACTGGTAGACGGGGAAAACATGTGGGGAAGACTGGCTTTGTGGAGCAGAGGTCGTTTTGGAACTTGTTTAGGAGTTTCGATAGGTTATGGGTGATGCTGGTGTTGTTTTTGCAGGCGGCCATTATTGTTGCATGGGAGGGGAGGGATTATCCGTGGCATGCATGGACGAGTAGGGAGGTGCAGGTGCGTCTTTTGACTGTGTTCTTCACGTGGAGTGGCTTGAGGTTCTTGAAGTCCTTGTTGGACGCCAGCATGCAGTATAGTTTGGTCTCCAGGGAGACAATGGGGCTTGGGGTGAGGATGGTGATGAAGAGCGTGGTTGCTGCCGCTTGGATTGTGGTGTTCGGGGTATTTTATGGGAGGATATGGTCGCAGAGGAGTGCTGATAGGAGGTGGTCTCCCGAGGCGAATAGAAGGGTGGTGACTTTTCTTGAGGTAGCGTTGGTTTTTGTGTTGCCGGAGCTTCTGGCAGTGGCACTGTTTATTCTTCCGTGGCTTAGGAATTTTCTTGAGGAGACGAATTGGAGGATCTTTTATATGTTGTCATGGTGGTTTCAGAGCAGGGCTTTTGTGGGACGTGGGTTGAGGGAGGGTCTCGTGGACAATATTAAGTACAGTTTGTTCTGGGTTCTGGTTCTTGCTACGAAATTTTGTTTCAGTTACTTTTTGCAGATCAAACCTATGATTGCTCCAACAAAAGAGATGTTGGATCTAAAAGTTGTGCATTATCAATGGTATCAGCTTTTCAAAAGGAGCGACAGATTAGCAGTTGGGCTATTGTGGCTTCCTGTTGTTTTGATTTACCTCATGGATATCCAGATTTGGTACTCCATCTACTCATCTTTTGTTGGGGCAGCGGTTGGGTTGTTTCAGCACTTGGGTGAGATTCGAAATATTGAACAATTGAGGCTGAGGTTCCAGTTCTTTGCGAGTGCCATTCAGTTCAATCTCATGCCAGAGGAGCAGCTGTTAAATGCAAGGGGGATGAGGAATAAGTTTAATGATGCCATCCACAGGTTGAAGCTGAGATATGGGCTTGGTCGACCATATAAGAAGCTTGAATCTAACCAAGTTGAGGCAAATAAGTTTGCTTTGATAtggaatgaaattatttcaattttcaggGAAGAAGATATCATCTCTGACAATGAACACGAGCTGTTGGAGCTGCCCCAGAATTCTTGGAATGTCAGGGTCATCCGCTGGCCTTGTTTCCTTCTCTGTAATGAACTACTGCTTGCACTTGGTCAAGCGAAAGAGTTGGTAGATGCTCCAGACAAGTGGCTCTGGTACAAGATATGCAAGAATGAGTACAGGCGCTGTGCTGTAATTGAAGCTTACGACTGTATCAAGCACTTGTTGCTTGAGATTACCAACAGCAACACCGAAGAGCATTCCATCATGACCATCCTTTTTCAAGAGATCGATCACTCTATTGAGATTGAGAGATTTACTAAGACATTTAATATGAATGTACTGCCGCAGCTCCATACCCAGTTAATAAAACTTGTTCAGGTATTGAACAAGCCTGTCAAAGATCCTAGCCAGGTGGTGAATTCACTTCAGGCCCTTTATGAGATTGTTAAACGGGATCTTTTCAAGGAGAAGAGGAGCATGGAACAGCTGAGGGAGGATGGTTTGGCTTCTCGCAATCCAGCTTCTGCTCAGGGGCTGCTTTTTGAGAATGCTGTCAACTTGCCAGACCCCAGTAATGAGACCTTCTATCGGCAGGTCCGGCGGTTGCACACAATTCTTACCTCTCGGGACTCGATGCACAATATACCAGTAAATCTTGAGGCAAGACGCCGAATTGCTTTCTTCAGTAACTCCCTCTTCATGAACATGCCCCATGCCCCCCAAGTTGAGAAAATGATGGCCTTCAGTGTATTGACCCCTTACTACAGTGAAGAAGTACTCTATAGCAAAGAACAACTTAGAACGGAGAATGAAGATGGGATTTCTATCCTGTACTATTTACAGACAATTTATGCCGATGATTGGAAACATTTTATTGAGAGGATGCGCCGAGAAGGAATggtgaaaaatgaagaaatatggACAACTAAGCTGAGAGATCTCAGGCTTTGGGCATCATACAGAGGCCAGACACTTGCCCGCACTGTAAGGGGAATGATGTATTACTATCGGGCTCTTAAGATGCTGGCATTTCTGGATTCTGCATCAGAGATGGACATCCGGGAAGGATCACGAGAACTTGGTTCAATGAGGCGAGACAACTTGGATGGTTACAATTCAGAAGGGTCGCTTTCTTCCAGGAGTTTGAGTAGGACGGGCAGTCCAGTGAATTTGTTGTTCAAAGGACACGAGGATGGGACTGCTTTGATGAAATTCACATACGTGATTGCCTGCCAGATATATGGGACTCAAAAGGCAAGAAAAGATCCCCATGCTGATGAAATATTGTATCTGATGAAAAACAATGAGGCCCTTCGAGTTGCCTATGTTGATGAGGTTTCCACAGGGAGGGATGGGAAAGAGTACTACTCTGTCCTTGTGAAGTACGACCACCAAAAGCAGGAGGAAGTGGAAATCTACCGGATAAAGCTGCCTGGTCCCTTAAAGCTTGGAGAGGGAAAACCGGAGAATCAAAATCATGCCATCATCTTCACCCGTGGTGATGCTGTTCAGACTATTGATATGAACCAAGACAACTATTTTGAAGAGGCACTCAAAATGCGTAATTTATTGGAAGAATTCAGGCGTTATTATGGCATCCGGAAGCCTACAATCTTGGGAGTTAGGGAGCACATCTTTACCGGATCCGTTTCATCACTTGCTTGGTTTATGTCTGCTCAGGAAACGAGTTTTGTCACCTTGGGACAGCGTGTTCTGGCAGACCCCTTGAAGATTAGAATGCATTATGGCCATCCTGATGTTTTTGACAGGTTTTGGTTCTTGACTCGTGGTGGCATCAGCAAAGCTTCCAGAGTGATTAACATCAGCGAGGACATTTTTGCTGGCTTTAATTGCACATTGCGTGGAGGCAATGTAACCCACCATGAATACATCCAAGTTGGCAAGGGAAGGGATGTTGGGTTGAATCAAGTATCCATGTTTGAGGCCAAGGTCGCAAGTGGAAATGGTGAGCAAGTTCTTAGCAGAGATGTCTACAGGCTGGGTCATAGGTTGGACTTCTTCAGGATGCTGTCATTCTTTTACACTACCGTGGGATTCTTTTTCAACACAATGATGGTGATTCTGACTGTATATGCATTTCTTTGGGGACGACTCTATCTGGCTCTCAGTGGTTTTGAGGATTCTGCTTTGGCAGATGACACAAATAGCAATGCAGCACTTGGTACAATCTTGAATCAGCAGTTCATCATCCAACTTGGTCTGTTCACTGCCCTTCCTATGATAGTGGAGAACTCTCTTGAGCTTGGGTTCTTGCAAGCTATTTGGGATTTCCTGACAATGCAGCTCCAGCTGTCATCTGTTTTCTACACATTCTCTATGGGAACCCGTGCCCACTACTTTGGCCGGACTATCCTTCATGGTGGTGCAAAATATCGGGCCACTGGACGTGGTTTTGTCGTGGAGCATAAGAATTTTGCGGAGAATTATAGACTCTTTGCTCGAAGCCATTTTGTGAAGGCCATTGAACTTGGACTGATACTGATAGTTTACGCCTCGCACAGTCCTATAGCTGGCAACACATTTGTTTACATAGCCATGACCATCACTAGTTGGTTCTTGGTTGTGTCGTGGATTATTACCCCCTTTGTGTTTAATCCTTCTGGATTTGATTGGTTGAAGACTGTTTACGATTTTGATGACTTTATGAACTGGATTTGGTACCGTGGCAGCGTGTTTGCAAAATCTGAACAGAGCTGGGAAAGATGGTGGTATGAGGAGCAGGATCACCTTAGGACGACCGGCTTGTGGGGAAAGATAATGGAAATTATCTTAGACCTCCGATTCTTCTTTTTCCAATATGGGATAGTGTACCAGCTAAATATCGCTGCAGGGAGTACCAGTATTGCTGTTTACTTGTTGTCTTGGATCTACGTGTTCGTGGCTTTTGGTATTTATGTGGTAATAGCATATGCTCAGGATAAATATGCGGCCAAAGAACACATCTACTATCGTCTTGTCCAGTTCCTCGTGATTATACTTGCTATACTTGTGGTGATTGCCCTGCTGCAATTCACGGATTTCACATTCATTGATATTTTCACTAGTTTGTTGGCATTTATACCAACTGGGTGGGGCATGATTTTGATTGCCCAAGTATTCCGGCCCCTTCTGCAGCACACTATACTTTGGGAGACAGTTGTTTCTTTGGCCCGACTTTATGATATAATGTTTGGAGTCATTGTCATGGCTCCTGTGGCTCTACTGTCATGGTTGCCTGGTTTTCAATCAATGCAGACGAGGATTCTTTTCAATGAAGCATTTAGTAGGGGTCTCCGCATTTTCCAGATTGTTACTGGGAAAAAATCTAAGGTTGACTTGTGATTGGAGGTAATTTCCATCGAAAACTTTTATAATTtcccaatatttttttcttattttctgcTTATCCGCAAGTCTTTAGCTAACAATGGAATTTCGGCCATACGGTGTCCATGTTaatttcttcatttatttttttgtatctaaGCGGTATGAAGTATTAACCTGTTTCTGAGAAGCTTGCATCATGCTTTGCAGGTTTGATTTATGAGGTGTAGAAGAACAACAGAAGTTGAGAGAGggttgattttctttcttttatgctttgTGGAGGTTCTTTTGTGCATATGCCAGGTGTAGGCTCGTAGCTTAGCTTGCATTATCATATACCATTACACTTCAATTGACATCACAATTTCGGACAGATACTATTTGATTCTTCACGGTAAGGCTTCCTCTTTCCTTATACgatgtaattaataattttctttttatcatctTTGAACAAATATTTGATTGGAGAGCTCTTGGCATATATTTCAAAGAGCAATATTACATACTATTTCTATTTGGAGATTGTAATATAAAtctagataatttt carries:
- the LOC108999636 gene encoding callose synthase 12-like: MSLPQRPSSAQSRHTPRPPSESEIYNIIPIHNLLADHPSLRFPEVRAVTTALRAVGDLRKPPYSQWAPHLDLLDWLALFFGFQSDNVRNQREHLVLHLANAQMRLSPPPDNIDALDATVLRRFRKKLLRNYTAWCSYLGKKSNIWISDRGQADSEHRRELLYVSLYLLIWGESANVRFVPECICFIFHNMAMELNKIVEGYIDENTGQPFMPSISGENAFLNCVVKPIYETISAEVESSKNGSAPHSVWRNYDDINEYFWSKRCFLKLRWPIKLDSNFFVTTGRRGKHVGKTGFVEQRSFWNLFRSFDRLWVMLVLFLQAAIIVAWEGRDYPWHAWTSREVQVRLLTVFFTWSGLRFLKSLLDASMQYSLVSRETMGLGVRMVMKSVVAAAWIVVFGVFYGRIWSQRSADRRWSPEANRRVVTFLEVALVFVLPELLAVALFILPWLRNFLEETNWRIFYMLSWWFQSRAFVGRGLREGLVDNIKYSLFWVLVLATKFCFSYFLQIKPMIAPTKEMLDLKVVHYQWYQLFKRSDRLAVGLLWLPVVLIYLMDIQIWYSIYSSFVGAAVGLFQHLGEIRNIEQLRLRFQFFASAIQFNLMPEEQLLNARGMRNKFNDAIHRLKLRYGLGRPYKKLESNQVEANKFALIWNEIISIFREEDIISDNEHELLELPQNSWNVRVIRWPCFLLCNELLLALGQAKELVDAPDKWLWYKICKNEYRRCAVIEAYDCIKHLLLEITNSNTEEHSIMTILFQEIDHSIEIERFTKTFNMNVLPQLHTQLIKLVQVLNKPVKDPSQVVNSLQALYEIVKRDLFKEKRSMEQLREDGLASRNPASAQGLLFENAVNLPDPSNETFYRQVRRLHTILTSRDSMHNIPVNLEARRRIAFFSNSLFMNMPHAPQVEKMMAFSVLTPYYSEEVLYSKEQLRTENEDGISILYYLQTIYADDWKHFIERMRREGMVKNEEIWTTKLRDLRLWASYRGQTLARTVRGMMYYYRALKMLAFLDSASEMDIREGSRELGSMRRDNLDGYNSEGSLSSRSLSRTGSPVNLLFKGHEDGTALMKFTYVIACQIYGTQKARKDPHADEILYLMKNNEALRVAYVDEVSTGRDGKEYYSVLVKYDHQKQEEVEIYRIKLPGPLKLGEGKPENQNHAIIFTRGDAVQTIDMNQDNYFEEALKMRNLLEEFRRYYGIRKPTILGVREHIFTGSVSSLAWFMSAQETSFVTLGQRVLADPLKIRMHYGHPDVFDRFWFLTRGGISKASRVINISEDIFAGFNCTLRGGNVTHHEYIQVGKGRDVGLNQVSMFEAKVASGNGEQVLSRDVYRLGHRLDFFRMLSFFYTTVGFFFNTMMVILTVYAFLWGRLYLALSGFEDSALADDTNSNAALGTILNQQFIIQLGLFTALPMIVENSLELGFLQAIWDFLTMQLQLSSVFYTFSMGTRAHYFGRTILHGGAKYRATGRGFVVEHKNFAENYRLFARSHFVKAIELGLILIVYASHSPIAGNTFVYIAMTITSWFLVVSWIITPFVFNPSGFDWLKTVYDFDDFMNWIWYRGSVFAKSEQSWERWWYEEQDHLRTTGLWGKIMEIILDLRFFFFQYGIVYQLNIAAGSTSIAVYLLSWIYVFVAFGIYVVIAYAQDKYAAKEHIYYRLVQFLVIILAILVVIALLQFTDFTFIDIFTSLLAFIPTGWGMILIAQVFRPLLQHTILWETVVSLARLYDIMFGVIVMAPVALLSWLPGFQSMQTRILFNEAFSRGLRIFQIVTGKKSKVDL